The genomic segment GGAACCACGCCAGCTAGGCGCAGTGCTTCAGAGAGTCACAAAGGGGCACGGAGAGCAGCTCGGTGCCGGCCACACGCGTGAAACCCCCTGCAGCTGTGGGGGGCGGCAGAGGCCTGGGGGCCGCAGAGGGTGTTCCCTTTGGCGATGCGAAACCTGCCCAGCATGGCGCCTCAGCGCACCTGGAGGCTCCTGGCACCCTGACCAGAGACAGCCCCCCTGTCCATCAGCACccttccccctcccagccccttggATGTGAGCTGCAGTGCCCCATTTCAGCCCCACACAGGCCTGATCATACGGGGAACTGAAGACCAGAGTGCGGAGGGCCCGGTGTCACACAGCTAGTGTGTGTTGGgcaggaacaaaaccccaggaccCCTGGGTTCCTGGGGAGAACTGGGTGGTCAATCCTGGGGATTTGGACTCAGACAAACACGTCATCCTGTTGCAGCTTCTCTTCTCTTGTTGCATGGTTCTGAGCaagtctgagcctctgctttcttaGCCGAGGTTAGCGGTGCCTGGGCGCCGTGTCTCTGCAGGGGGAAGGGCGGAAAGGAAGGCCTGCCTCCGACACTCACAGCCTTCGGGTCCAGCGTGGGACTGATGCTCACTGACTGTCTTCTTCTCTCCATCAGGCTGTTCATGCCCAACTTAGTGCCACCCAAGATCCCTGATGGAGAGAGAGTGGACTTTGATGTGAGTGGTGGCTGTGGGCAGAGCTGGCATGGGCTGGGGGAGGCTGCAAGGGCCCTGATGAGGGAGCTTATGACCTCATGGGCTGGGGGAAGGTCTCTGGCAGACCATGTTGAGCACAGGCCGGGCTGGGCATTACCCTGGGTTCAGGTCAAGGTTGTCTCTTCCctggccaggccccaggccccgccCATCCCTTTTGCTTTGAGGAGGGTGGTGTCTACCACCCACTTCTCCTCTGGCTGCtcaggggaggtgggtggggtagCCACTGAGGCCTGGCGGTGCCCTCCCAGGACATTTACCGGAAGCGCATGGAGAAGGACCTGAATGAGCTGCAGACGCTGATCGAGGCCCACTTTGAGAAccggaagaaagaggaggaggagctggtTTCCCTCAAAGACAGAATCGTAGGTGTCACATCTCCTGCCCAAATGCTGAGGCCTCACACTGTGGTCTGCCTTCTGTCCTTGGgcctcacctcctccaggcagccctccTGGAGCCCTTACCCCTCTACAAGCGGGCTCTCCATCAGGAGCTCTGCGGCCAGGAGCTGCTCTTGGGGCCCTGCCCTGTGGGTCCCTGGGTTCCTGTCTTCCCTCCCCACCAGACCAGGCACTCCTTGATGGTTGGGGCTGAGCTAATTCCTCTCTGGGCCACCCAGGTTCTGGCTGTGGGGTGACTAGTCAATGCCTGATGttgcagcccctgcccctgcctccctctccctgggCACCCCTCCAACTAATGTAGGGAAGACAGGTGGGACCCCTAACATTCCGAATCAGTCTCCTGGGgagccggggtgggggtgggattaCTTCggctcctttttctctctccaccaAACTTGACTTTCCACCAGGAGCCGCTCTGGCTGGCAGCTGGGGACTTGGCCACCTACCTTTGGGCTGCTgacagggccagggccagggccaggggtggagccctcaggggagaggggagaagccTGCCTGCGATTTTTCAAACCCTTGAGGGTGACTCTGCCGCGACCGATGTTCGGGGTGGGTCATCTGCACATGTGTGGTGTGGCCTCCTTGTTCAGCAGGCAGTCTGCGCTGGCCCACTTGGGGGCGCTCTCTCTGCCTGCCCCGGGGAGCTGGCTGAGGGCAGAAGCCCTTAGGAAGGGTATTAACCGCCCTGGCACTCTGCAGGGAGAGCCCCCGAGGGTTCCCTTGCCCCATCTCTCCCCCGGTGGTCCTGCGCCTGCAATGCCATCTCTGCACGTGCGCGCTGGGCAGGCTTTGCCTCTTTCTCACAGGAGAAGCGGCGGGCCGAGCGGGCCGAGCAGCAGCGCATCCGGAATGAGCGGGAGAAGGAGCGTCAGACCCGCCTGGCTGTGAgtgaccccagcccagccccccacAGCCTGCAGAGCTCCCTGCACGGGCCCGGCCCCCTCTGCTTGCACACTCTGGGTCAGTCAGGACAGTGCGTGTGAGTGCTGCCCTGGCTCTGGTAATACAAGGACAGAAACGCCTTGGCCCTCATGCACTCAGTGTTTTAAGACTCTGTTTCCATTAGTtgcacttttgggtatttatctaaaaaaagaaacaaatactaactcatAAAGATATCGGCacccctgtgttcactgcagcatcatttacaacAGCCAGGACTCAGAAACAACCTAAGGGTCTGTCAATGCGTGAATGAgcaaagatgtggcacatatatacaatggaatattactcagccctgaaaaatcctgccatttccaacACCATGCATGGACCTTGAGGGCCTTAtgtcaagtgaaataagtcagagaaagacaaatactatgcaATCTCATgaacatgtggaatctaaaaaatccCCCCAAACCAAGcccacagatacagagaacaaatgagtGGTGGCCGgatgtgggggctggggggtgaGAGAGTCAAAAgccacaaacttccagttagaaaATAAATCAGGCACAGGGAGGTaatgcaaaagagaaaagaaaaaggctctcCAGCCCTCATCCTTTCTTCCTGTGCTGCTGGAGACCCTCTGTGGGGGCTCACTGCCTGAGGGGAGACGGACCCCACACTCGGGAGCCCAGACCCCTCAGCCAGTCATTCCGTACACGTCCACAAACCTGCCGTGAGCCGGCCCCGGGCCGGGGGGCCCCCTCAGGAAACTGCTTGCCCGGTGGAGAGAAAGCTCAACCCAGCTCACCCTCAGCCTGCCAACTCTGGCCAGGTCCCTGGGTCCCTGCCCCCCCTCATTTGTTCCCCTCGTCCCTGGGACCAGGAGGAGAGGGCCCgccgggaggaggaggagaacagGAGGAAGGCTGAGGACGAGGCCCGGAAGAAGAAGGCTCTGTCCAACATGATGCATTTTGGAGGCTACATCCAGAAGGTGGGTGGGGGAGCAGCAGTAGCCTGCCGGGGTGCTGGTGGGTTGGAGGAATGAGGTGTTGCCTGCCGCAGACAGGCTTGAGGTCAGACCCCAGGAAGAGCGCCCAGGTGCTGTGGGGTGGGCGTCCGAGGCCCCCTCATGCTCAGACCCTCAGTGGCTCTCAGCTGCGCCAGGCCTTACCCTAGGAGCGGGGTGGGGGCTGCGGGCCAAGGCTGGACACCACTGCGCCTCCCCACCCTGGTGTCAGCAGTGCCCAGGAGCCCCCAGGGTGGCCGGGTGGGTAGAAGAGCCCTGCGCCTGGACTCGGAGCTCTGGCTGCGGACTCAGAGCTCCCACATGCCCGGTGTGGCCTCGTGCAGCCTCGGGGGCCCCAGTGTTCCCATCTGCAGAAGGGGATTCTGTTCCAATGTCCGCCCTCCCTGCTTTGGGGTCCCCTGAGCCGACAGGAAGAGCGTCCATGTGCACACACGTGTGAGGTGGCTCACTCCCGGGAACTCACTCCAGTTCCTAATTTTTGTGCCCTGCACCTACCAGCTATTCCATTCTCAAGGGACGAGGGGGAACACAAACTTGATTTTCTCTGTGCCAGGGAGGGTGGGAACATTTCCTTAGGTTTCCAGGGTCTCCAGCTCAGAACTAGGCCAGCCGCCCTGCCTCTGCCCCCGTGGTGACCATGCCAGCCAGCCTCAGACCCGCCCCGCCGGGGCAGTTCCTGCCCTCCCCCCGGGCTCGGGTCCCAGTGAGCAGGGCGGCCCGCAGTGAGCCTCTGACccatctcctcctctccccggGTCTCCTCCTCGTCTCCGCCCGGTGCCTGTCTCTCTCTGTGCCCCTGTCGTGGTCTCGGTCTTTCTCTCTGGGCCTTTCTGTCATGGTGTCCTGGCTTAGCAAGCCCAGGTGGGTACCAAAACCTCAAGCCCGCTTCCTCCTCACAGCTTTGGGGGCTCCCTGGTGGGGGGACGGCCCCCTGCTGGCGGGTGGGGATTGGGCCAGGCAGAAGGAGGGAGCCCGGGGCAAGGTGGGGGAGACTGGCGAGCAAAGGGAGGGGAGGCCGGAAGGACCCTCCTTgcccctgcctcagtttccctgaggAACCCAGGCTGTCACCGTGTGGGTTTTGCAGGAAGAAGCAGATAAGAACCTGGTCCTTCTGTAGGCCCTGCCTTGCTGCCCACTGGGTTTTGGGGGATTGTGGGGTAGAAGAGGTCTTCTCCAGCTCAATTCCCCTGCTTGTCACCCACTCCAGACAGAGCGGAAAAGTGGGAAGAGGCAGACAGAAcgggaaaagaagaagaagactCTGGCTGAGAGGAGGAGGGTGCTGGCCATCGACCACCTGAATGAGGACCAGCTGAGGTGGGGGCCGGGGCGCGCAGGGTCCCGCAAGCGTCTGCTTAGGAGTGGCCTCTGGCTGGGGGCACTGCTCCTCACTTACCACCAGGGGGCACTGCCGCCTCACATATTTTCCCAAGGCAGGTTTGGTGGGACTGGGGCCGGGCGTGAGCAGGTCCCGCTGTCTCCTGTCTGTACTTTGCTGATGAGGAAAGAGAAGTGGGCAGGCtcatcacctctctgagcttcgtCCTGTCCACCTGCACACAGATGGCGGGCAGGAGGCTGAACTAGCTGCCCTGCTGTGCCTGAAGGGCTTCTCCCACTTCCTCCACTGTCCCAGAGTTTCATCCTGGCAGCCCCCTGGGTCCTTTCCTAAGCCCGGGCACTGCCACCTGGGCCCTGTGCCGAGCCAGGGGGCCTGGGGGCCCCTTCAgcaggcctgggggtgggaaggagggctggggctcctgggggCTGGGTCAGGGTCAGGATGACGGCAGATGAGGCCTTCCTTTCTTGTCTCCCATCCctaccccaccccaaccccaaacGCCCTGGCCTGTGCAGGGAGAAGGCCAAGGAACTGTGGCAGAGCATCTATAACCTGGAGGCGGAGAAGTTCGACCTGCTGGAGAAGTTCAAGCAGCAGAAATATGAAGTGAGCCGGCTCTGTGTGGCCGCCCATCTGCCCCCAGCCATTGCTCCTGGTTTGCCTGGGTCCCAGAAGGCTGCAGCTGGACAGCCCTTGTCCCTCCGTCTGTCACCCACCACCCCAGCCAACTCGTGTACTGGTGCCGGTGCCTGGGCTCCCGTGGTGCTCAGGGCCCACCACTGGGCTGTAGTTTCCTGGAGATGCCAGCGGCTCTGCTGGGGCTGAGCACAGGCATGTTCCTGGGCCTCTGGCCCCAGGGGGCTCCCCCTCTTCCGTGCCTCAGGGCCTGGAAGCAGCAGCTCAGATGGCCAGGCTGGATGGGAGAACACGGTCGCACAGAGCCAGGCTTCCCTGCGGAGAGGGAGCCCTCACCAGACGTGCAGCGCCCTCTCTTCTCCCTACATATGCCCGAGGCCCTGGTGCGGGCATAgccaggctgagccccactcctaCAGTCTTTCAGGGTCCCAAGAGCACACACGGGGGTCCGGGGTGTGTGGACAGCAGGGCAGGAAATGGCTTGGCCGGCACTGGTCCTGTGCGCCTCCCCTCTGGGTCCTCCGCCTGCAGGAGGAAGCCCCTTCCCTTCCAGGGCCCACTGCTGCATGTCCCTACACAGGCCCTCCCGAGCAGAGCTCAGGCCCCCATGGCTTGGGGCTCCCCACGTCTCCCAGTGCTGAGAGAGGCAGTGCACTGCCTGCACAGATGTTTAGCTCTGCCctgtactagctgtgtgacctgggacaagTCACCTACTTCCCCTGTTTCCATTTCCCCATCTAGACAACAAGGCTAACACCAGGGCTTCAGAGGTTTATTATGAGTGTCACAgagaaaataacagtaataatagtgCTCCAAGAACTGCTCTGAGCACTTTGCACGTATTGACTTGTACTCTGGCAACAATCCTGTGGGTTAGCATTTGGGAAAGCGCTCTGAAGAGAGTGGAAGGCGCCC from the Manis javanica isolate MJ-LG chromosome 11, MJ_LKY, whole genome shotgun sequence genome contains:
- the TNNT2 gene encoding troponin T, cardiac muscle; amino-acid sequence: MSDIEEVVEECAEEQEEEAAEEEEDWREDEDEQEEAVEEEAEGEAETEEANAEEGGQEEDSKEAEDGPVEESKPKPRLFMPNLVPPKIPDGERVDFDDIYRKRMEKDLNELQTLIEAHFENRKKEEEELVSLKDRIEKRRAERAEQQRIRNEREKERQTRLAEERARREEEENRRKAEDEARKKKALSNMMHFGGYIQKTERKSGKRQTEREKKKKTLAERRRVLAIDHLNEDQLREKAKELWQSIYNLEAEKFDLLEKFKQQKYEINVLRNRINDNQKVSKTRGKAKVTGRWK